Below is a window of Trichosurus vulpecula isolate mTriVul1 chromosome 4, mTriVul1.pri, whole genome shotgun sequence DNA.
gaaatgaaggagaagTAAAattgtttagcctgaagaagagatttaGGAAGGTCAAGAGGGTTTTCATGTACTTGCAAGGCTACCATGTTGAACAGAGATTTCTGACTGGCCCCAGGACCAAACTAAAAACATCAATATTACAAAACATATTAAAGCTTTATCTAAGAAAAACttattaataattagaactatccaatGGGCTGTGAATGTGAAGTACCACAAGAAGGGATCTGGCTAGAATGGAGGGATCAAGATAAAATAGGTATAGGGAGATGAGCCAGAATAGAGATATGAAAGCAGATATTGAAGATGGGACTTAGAGATGTATATGGCCTGGGAAGTCATGCTCAGGGCAGGGTTCAACAACCATAGACTTCTTACCTGTACCCTGGCTCGGACGATGTCCATCGGGTTGGTGATGACGGAGGCAGTGGCTGCAGCCAGGGGCCCAGAAATGGCTTGGAAGACTATGTGGGGGCAGTCCTTAGGACAGATGTAGGAGAGCTGCTCTGAAGTAGGGAGAAAAGCAAATACATATAAGACCTGCAAGTGACTTCCCTTTGCTCCTTGCCTGAAGATGACTATTCTCCACTGCTGGCCATCTTTTATACCCTACCACCCCCACCTTCTCCTTGTCTTCTTTCATCCCACCCTTTCCAAATGTCATTTCAATCACATCTCAATTCAATCACATTTGAATACAAGAGGTCCCTTCTGGGGGAAAAGATTCTATAACTTTGCTTACCTATTCTCATGATAGATGGGGAGTTCTTCCTGCTATATTGCCCCTATTCTTCTTATTGGAATACCTCCCATTTCCAAATTAAACAGCAAAATCATTGCTCTGAAAAACTAGAGAAACTCCTTCTCAAAGCCCAGGTCAGTGGAAGTTTATTCTTCAAAAGTACTAGGAGAGGAGATGGTACCACTTACTCAGTACATGTATTCCTGGATCATCAGGAAAGCCTTCTGGTAGTCTAGCTTCAATCTCCCCACATACTCCCACTGTCACAGCAGCTACCTCCTTTTAGCATATCCTCCATGGAGGTAAAAAATAAGGGCTCACCACATACATGGAGTTAAAATTTCCTTCAGTGTTCTCTTCTTCAGACTGAGTTACCATAATTCCTATTACTTCTCAAGAAGGTACCTCCTGCTCCCTCTTATCTCCCTCTTCCAGTTTTGGTGGTTTGTTCTGATACTACTTAAGAATGACTGGAGTAGTTGGAACATGGTAAAAGAATCACAACTGATATGGCAAAATTCCTACAATTCAATGCTCCGGTTTCTAGTTCCTTTTCCCCCAAAAGCACAGTACATGAACATAAACTCTGGCTGATGGTAGGCCAGCAAGACCAAACTGGATTGGCAACACTATCTCCTTTCTGAATGTCCTATTTCTTTCAAAAAGGCAGAGGACAGAGATTATGCAACTGGCAAAGAATATCAAGCTGGGCAACACCAGCCAAAATGGGCTTGTCTGGACTGGCCCCTGAACCTACAAGCTACAGCATGAACCAGGTCCAGTTTCTCACTTTGGTGGAgagtggagaaaggaaagagggaataatggaaagaaagcAGTAGAAGGTGGCAAAGATCCCAGCTACCATTCATCCCCTTTCACTCATTCAATaagatgtttattaagtacctgctatgtgccaggactgagaaggatataaaaataagagagcaCTTGTGTTCAAGGAGCATACAATACTCCTTAAAATGAAGGAATCATCCCAAAATGATACTTTCTTTGAGAGGTATGGATGAAGTGCTATTCAGAAGACAGAGAAATAATTTGTAGCTGGGGAAAGAGGAATCAGCAAAGGCTTCACAGAGAAGGAGGCATTTGAAATGGGCCTTAAAGTAAGATTCTGACAAACAgatatgaggaagaagaggatttttAGGTAATGGGTACTGCACAAACAAATGCACTGCGGTGGAAAAGCACAGAAAATAGTCTAAAGTGAGGGGTTATGGGAAGGGGAGTGGTCTTTATTTGCTAAGCGATAAAGAGCAACTGAAGTCTCCTGATTCATGAACAGACATGATCTTTCTTTTTAAGGAGACTAATGTGGCAGCAGTGTGCAAGCTGCATTTAAGGGAAGTTAGAAGATAAGTTAGGAAAGTCTAGGGAAAGATAACAAGGTTCAGATGACCCTCAAAACAGGATGGTAGGGACAAGTGTCTGAAATACCACAGAGGTAGTACTGATAGGTCTTGACAATTGGAGACTAAGGAGCCAAAGATGTCTCTGAGAATTCAAGCCTGGATGACAGAGGAATGGTGGTCCCATCCATAGAAATAGCTTAGTCAATTACTTCAGTTTTGGACCTACTGAGCCTAAGAAGTTGGCAGGGCACGCAAATAGAGAGGTCCAGACTGAAGATATAGATTTGGAGGTAATTTGATGTGAGATTTTTCAACCAGATGGAACTGGTtatatgaaacaattctgggattttgctgcaGCTGAGATaatccagagggtgagtgcaaagaattgttgttatgccaagctcagggcacagcttgcttgctgggaaTTAGCTctagaaaacagggtgtctcctaatatcttgacagattaaatgaaatcaccaaggaaCAGAGTATAAACAGAAAAGGGACAAGGACAGAATTCTGAGGAGCATTCACAATTAGCGGGTGGGAAAAAGCCAACAAGAGACAAAAGTAACAACTggaaaattgggaggaaaaaCCAGAACAGTGCATGATTATGAAAGCCAAAGGAGAAATAACTTTAATAAGGTAAGACAATGAATACAGATCACTCTTGGAATCTAAAGAGTTGTCAGGAAGATTAAAAATCATCCTATCTAACTTCCTACATAATGTAGAAATTCCTTGTACACTGTCATTTATTATCACCAGAAATTtggtagtgaaaataaagaaaagaaggaaagagaaagggtgaTAGCTCAAGAGAGTAGCAGTActgaaaagttttctttttaggaagaATGGATGGGTCAATATCAAATGCAACGGACAGGTCAAAGAGAAGATCTGAGAATAGGTAACTGAATCTAACGATTAGAATGTCAGTGGTGAGTTctgagagaatagtttcagtagAGTGGGGGAGCAGCAGAAGCTTAATTCCAGGGAGCACTGGAAGATGACACAAACATAACTGACAGAGCAAGATAGTAGAGGATGAATTAGATAAGAGGGCACAATAAAGGGTTACAGGCTGGAAAGGTACACAGAGTGCCCAGAAAGAGGTAAGTAGAGAAATTTCAAGGCCGTGAGTTAGAGAGATACAACGTCACATTCCACAACAGGAATCTAACATCTAACAGGAGCAACACTAAAGAAATATACCCATGCTAAGAAGGCCTCACAGTATGGTAGAGtcctgaacttggaatcaaagaacccaagttcaaattcaggctcagcAAATGACTACTTGTATGAAATAGGCAAGATAAAGCCTCTCTAggcttctctccctttctctgtaaaaaaaaaaagtggggtttATAATCTAcccccagtattctttccatggtCAGTTCATGCTTCTTCCCCATTCCAATGTCCCATCCCATTAGCTAATCCTGATTCTGTTACAGAATGCCATTGGCAACTATAAccattatttagtatttacacTCTTCATTGACTACCCACTTCACCCTTGCCTACCTGCATAAAAGTGGTAGAAGGGCCACCATAAAGCACTGTTGGGTATGTAGGTGAGTAGAGAAGCCACATAACCACGGTAGAAGCCCCGTATTCCATCAGCTCGAAGGATCTGCTGAATGATATACTTGGTTTGGCCAAAGGCCACTATGCCCCGGCCCTCTGTACCCTGACACACCTGGAATCGGCCCATGGTCTCGCCCTTGCGCTGCATCATCAGGTGCTGGGAGACCACATCAATGGGCACTGTTATGCTCTGGGCCACCAGTGAGGCTGAGCTACCAGCTACTAGGGACTTCACAGTGTTGCTCTGACTGTATTTCGACACAAACCTTCGGGTGAGCTCATAGGTAGTAACATAGCACTGGCCAGAGACCAGGGTGAGTGTGTTGACCAAGAAACCCCGATAGAGGCCTAACACCCCATCTGTCCGCAGAATCTTGACAAAGGCATCAAAGGTTCCTTGATAGAGGCTCTTGCCCTTCTGTATCTGGAGCCGTGTGCGGATGAGGGCGAAGGGGTAGACACTGATTCGGATCATCATTGTCATTGCCAAACCACAGACATAGAACTTCTTTTTGTCCAGATGTTCCCACTCAATGATTGGGATGTTGCGTTTATCCTCCATTGTGCCTGAATGCCTAGGCAATGCAGGGAGTGGAGTGgaatgagatgaagaaaaagaggaagagagatagtAACAAAGGAACAGGTCAGACTCCTTTGCCCAATGTCTCTATAATTTGAGTTCTGAAGTTGTATCCCCAGGCATCCTAGCTAATGCTTCATCTTCTAGAAATCCCAGTCAAAAACCACTTCAGCCTGACAAAACTCTTTCCTATCTTAGGTTCACCCCAGGCTATTTCCACCCTCTAAGCTTTTACAAAGGCTATACCTCCCACCACTGGAATGCCTAATAGTCCTGTTTGCCCAGCCCTGCCCCTCACAAATAATTTAAACATTCTAGTCCTTTAAGAAGCTCTCAAATTGTTTTACCAGGCTTCACTTCTAAGCCTGGTCACCTTCTCCTAGATATAAAGTTCTACATGGATGCACAATTTGCCTTGTTTCTGCCTGGATTCTGGTAGTATATCCCTGGTCAGGGACTGTGTCACTTTCTTCTCAGTCTTCCCAGCACAGTCCAAAATGAAGCAGACTGGTCACCTGCCAGTGGAAGAGGTTTCTAGGGACTGACATCCCTAAAGATGTCCAATGGAAAGTCCCTGAGCGAGATGGGGAACTACAGAGACCTAAAGTCATTGCATCACCCACTGTGGTCATCCCCCAATAGCTAAATGGTACACCTGGCATCATCATCTttttcacttaatctctttttccTCATGGCAGGAGTATCCGTTGTCACCCATCAACCAGCCCACTGTTACTCAGTCCTTCCTCTCTGGTGATTTAAACCTCCCTACTTTCAGTCCTATGCTAGTCTTTTTGATCCTTATAGCCTGCTTTCAATCCACCCTACCATTCATTGGTTCTAGAAACTTTCTCCTGCTAAACAGATTGCTGGGGATGGGAAATCATGGTAATAAGGTATGGAGGTcacttgtgctctctctctctctcaacaaagCTAGGCCAAAGGGGTCAGTATTCCTTTAATTATTACATTCTaaggaaaggatgaaaagagCAACTATTTGGAAAGGTTGGCTAGGTTTCCTGGGCTTTGCCCTTAAGTCCCGGGTCCTGAAAACCCACTATGTGTTGATCCCTGTTCTAGGTGCttgggaggaaaatctggaagaaAGATAAGATAAGGTGTCCTCAGAACACAGAGCTCCCAGCAGGATAAGGTAAATAAGACATAACTGTAGGACACAAACATCAGACACAAAAGTAGAAGTGTAAATGAATGTATACATGCTGCCCTCCCTGCCCCAAGGTTAAAGGAAATTCACCTTGTATAATTTCAAACAAGAAATGATCATGTGCACTGCTAATTCATTTTAGAATGAATTTCCTCACCTCTTACTCTTCTTAACTCTACACTTTGGCTTCCAAtgtcatcattaaaaaaaaagagactgcTCTCTGCGAGGTCACCAATGATCTGCCTTTTTCGTGACCTCTCTCTCTAGCCTCCCATCCCATTCTCCtagacactctcttctctctcggTTTCCCAGACCCGATTCTATCCCGGATCGCTTTTCACCTATCAGACAGAATCTTAGTTTCCTTTGCAGGAGCTTCACCTGGGTCAAGCCCACTAAATGTGGgggtttttctcttctcattctaaatattatttcacttaatcTCATCAGCCCCCAAATTCAATTAGCAGATTCTAcactaatgattctcaaatctacttatttgGACTCAACCTCTGTGGACTTTCAGCTgagcatctccaactgcctatcagACATCTGGAACCAGCTGTCCTAtagatatttcaaactcaacatgtccgaaATTAAACTCAGTATCTTTCCCCTTCTGTTCAAATtttcctattattgttgagggcacCTGCATCCTGATGTTCccccagactcacaacctaggtaggtgtcctccttgactcttcactatctctcaccccctatATCAACTCTGTTATTAAGGcttatcaatttcacctttgtaactaacatctctcaaatgtgcccccttctctcttcagacactgccaccaccctggtacagaccCTTATCTCTTCACACCTGTACTACTGCAATAGCTGACTGGTGGGTGCCTGCCACAAGCCTTTCCCCTCTCTAGTCTGTCCTCCATTTAGCAgcaaaagtgatttttcctaaagcacagatctgatcatatcacccagctactcaataaactctagtggctccccatcacttctaggatcaaatataaaattctgtttagcACTCAAAGTCCTTGAGAAGgaactccacccccaccccactttccagtcttctaatatCTAATATGTTTCCCACATAATCTTCAATCCAAcagcaatggcctcctaattttgTGTAATGATTAAGTTTTTTAAGGTGAAAGAGCTATTGATAAGCATGTTCTTTGAACAAGAaattccatctcttgcctctgggCGTTTTCTttggctatcctccatgcctagaaatCTTTCCCATCTTATCTCTAGCTCCTGGCTTCTTTAGCTTTCTAACCAATTTTGCTGAAACACAATTTTCATTAAGCAAAAGATACCTGTAGAGTAAACTGAGTATATGAAGGTTGAGAGTTCAGTCAATAATTTAAAGTTAATGAATGGTCAGGGTTATTCAAGGTTACCCTAGAGAAGGCTTCTTTGGAGTAAGGAGATATAAAACAGTTTGAAAGCAGGAAAGGAGCATGGATGGAGAAAAATaccctttccattcctttctaaGTGGAGAACAGCCCATACAAAAGTTTCACAGTAGAAGACTATGAAGACAGAAAATAAGACTGGCTCGGCTAGAATGGCAAGTCACAAGAAATGAAGTTGATGAGACAGGGAGGACTTTGGGATCCAAGAGTATAACTACTTGGAAATTCTAATATTGAGTGAGATAGCAATACTGAGAGATTGGGAGGGGTGAAGGGCATTTCTTTCCCTACTTGTGCAGAGGATATTTACCCATCCTAGCATGAGTGTCTCATTCTGACAGTGAAGAAAAGCGGGGCATTATCATTTGTTTCTGGACACAGAAATGTGTCAGATACATTTCCAGTCTTGGGAGTTAAGAGTTTTGCTCTGGGGTGGGCAGCTTTCCACAACAGTTCACTCAATGCTGTGTCAGTTCCTTCCCAAGAACAGGAGGCACAGTGGTGGAAATGTGGCCTTAAGGCCTCCAACTCTGAGTGACCCTGATGACTAGCTAGATGCCCAGGCACTGCTTTCGTTTGCCCAAGaaaattcaatttctttctctgtttttccaaCCTGTTTTCTGAGCAGTGAATGTGCTGTTTTAGTAGGACAAATACAACACAGTTTTTGGAAGACAAACTTCCTGTTATACAAACCTGATGATGCACTGGGCAGGGCAGGAACATGGAGTTAAAGAGGATAAGGAGAATCTGGCTAAGGATGGGATCAGTTCAACAGTTTAAttttaggagggagaaaaatctttatGACAAACCACAGGTCACCAAGGTATCTTCCTTTATTATCCCTTCTTAatgttcctatgctttctggtccTACTGTCACACTTTTTGCCTCTTTAGCTCTTACCCGTATTTATCTACTTTAAATTCTCTGAAAGAGAAGAGATCCCTGAGGCTGCTGATTCACACTATTTTCAATAGGATAGGCAGATAGGGAATGTTCCTTAGAAGTGATTCAACACTTTGGGAGGAAGgctaagaagagaagaaaggacacACAGAGTCGTCCCCCGCCCCAGTTCCTTCATGAAGTCACTGCTTCCAATCATATGTATTTGAATTCTCTCTTCCTGCAATCTATCCCCAACACTTCCTGCCACAATGCTGCCAATACTTCTCCTATATGAAAACTCGAGTCAAGAAAGCCATTCTCCTTCAACCCTATCTTCCAAATTCAATCACCCAattactttgtttctttcttggtcCTTTAATTGTGGCCTGATACCTTCTAATTTCTTCACACTGTGGAGAAACACAAAGGTAGGTATCTGAAATGCGTCCAGCGTAGGTAAGGTTCTGGCCCCAAAGTATATTCTAGTCCAGTGGCAAAGTCAAACCACTAGACTATTTAGCTGAGAGGTGCAAAATGTCCTAGGTACAAACACCAGTTCTATTCCTCACACTAAGCAACCAATAGGTTGACAGAGATCTGGGTCCGCTTAGAGTGTACGTTGTTTCCTGATCTTAACCAAAAGAATCTGCCTGACTCCGTCCTGATTTCATTAGGATTGGACCTATGGGTCTGCATCTTCAGTCCTTTTGATATCACTGTCTCCCAGGCCGAGTCCTCATGCCGTCTCACCCCAAGCCAATTTTTCTGCACTAATCTCCCCTAGAGACTTGAAATTGGGGAGATTGGGTTGGGGGGCCTCGAATCCCTCCCACCCACCTCACTAGATGAACACCAAAGACGGACCTGGGCACACAAGGGTTGACTGATTCTACGAGGGTATTTCATTTGCCCTTACGAGATAACTCCTGGGTCTTTGTTAGACCTTATATAACCACCTTATGTAAGCCCTTCTGTGCTAAACCATCCGTGCAGACTCCCCTCTTCGGAGGTTACTTACATCTATGCCATTCATGCAGCTCTTACGTGCCCCATCCCCACCCCGCTCCCCAGAACGAACGCCAAGTGACTCCCCCAACTCCACCTCCCCCGACCTCATACTGACCCAAAAGCTGACCCTTGCCCAGCCACCCGCCCCAAAAAGGTCAGTCCTGGTCCTGAGACTCCAGATTCAAACCTCCTAGCAACCTCCCGCCCCCGCCCCAGCGCCCCAGAGCCCCAAAGGCAATCCCCACGAACCAACAGGCCCGGCCCTCCCCTGACCCCGCCCCTACCGCTTGCCCCGCCCCCACTAGCCCGCCCTTCCCCCCATTTCTCTCACCCGCAGCCCCGGCTCGTGTACACCCACAGGTACCTACCTTCTGAGCCCCGGATGGCCCTGTCTACAGTACCGACGCTCAATGGGCCGGAACTCCTAGGCTGTTGCTCCTGCCCTAGTTTCAGCTCTCGGCCAGCGGACCCCAGCGGCATCTTCCTCCATATCGGCCCGGCTCCTCACGCCGCCGGAGCCGGAAGTGAAGCTGTCATCGACCTCCCCTTCCCACCGTCCCGGCTCAAAAGGAGGTGGGGCTGAGCGACAGGTGGCTTGACCAATGGCGTGCTGGAGGCCCCGCTCACCATGGGAGAGGTGAGTTCGAGGGCGGGTCCAAGAGCAAGGATGATGGGCGGGTTCGGAGGCCATCTTAACAGAGGGCATCGGCCACGCCCCCTTGTGCTTCAGCGAGCCCCAGCCCGCTTCTGACTTGTTTCACTTTGGAGTTTCCAATTCATGGAAGTCGAGTCACGAGACGCTTCTTAAAAAGCGGCTTGCCCGTGGGTCACCTTGTGGCTGGCGAACAATTGCAGGTTCGAATCCCACTtccctaaagttttttttttctattaatttaaaagaatagtAATTGACGCTTAAATGTAAGTTGACCAATTGATTCCTGTTCCCTGCACAGTTTCTATAGTCACGGAAAGCAAAGGGCAGGTGGCAGAAGAGATAATGAGGTCCTCACAACAAGGAAGGGCAAAATGGGTATTACAggtacccattttgcagatgaggaaactgaggcacagaggagtgAAGTGGTCGCAGAGCTAGTAAGGGTtaggggtgggatttgaagccaggttttcttGGAGAACTTCAGTGGTGTGATGACCAGAGTGCTGGATATACAGTCAGACTCTGACCCTTAGTAGCAGTGTgtggccataggcaagtcatAGTTCCTGCTTCACTAGGTTGCTGTGAGACAGAGCAGGTAATGTATGGAAATTACTTTACAAACTTTTGTATAAGGGTCAGTTATTTTTCgtgactccaaatcctgtattCCATCTATCCTTTGTGTCATACTGCCTGTCAATCCCAATTCAACAGGAAGATTCTTAGTGCTGCTCTGTGAAATGGCAAATCATCAGTCTTTGGTCTGGTTACAGATTggctcagtcaatcaacaagtacctactgtgtgccaggcactacgaaaagctggggatgcaaatacaaagaatgaagcaaggaCTCTTGTTTACACTCTAAGTGGGGAGACaagtacatttataaatatacagaatttataaatataaaatgaataagcaCAAATGCAGGGTGTTTCAAAAGTCTAGGATGGTTTTAAACTGTAATAGCtaatattaaagcttaaaactgtgctATTTGAAACTCCTTGTATATAATAAGTAGTTACATACGACTTTGGGAGAGAGGACCTTAGCAGttggggaggatcaggaaaagcttcatgcagaagtTGGTATCTGAGCCATACATTAAGGAAGATGACTCTATAAAGAGGAGGTAAGAAGGACCTATATTCCATTTATGAGGGACAAAGAGCGCAAAGTCAGAAGACAGAGTGCTGCATCTATATGGGAAACAGAGAAGACCAGTTTTGCTGGAGGGAAGACAGAAGGGGCAGTAATGTtcaatgaggctagaaagatagacTGGGGTCAAGCTGCGAAGGGCTTAACAACTgaatggaaatgttcatgttttgtcctagaggcagcAGGGAGTTGATTCAGAAGagaagtcacatggtcagatctacagcttgaagaaaattattttggcagcagtgGGTAAGGTGGACTGGAGTGgcaagagactggaggcagggagtccTCTTAGGATGCTATAGAAATCATCAGGGTGAGAAGTGGAACCTGCCTGAACTAAGGTGgaagctatgtgagtggagagaagggtatGGATGCAAGCTGTGTTTCAGAGGCAGcaacaacaagatttggcaactgaaagGAAATGTGAGGTgagggaaattgaggagataagACAGTTTGAACCTGGGAGACTTGAAGGATGATGATGCCTTTGACAGAAGTAGGGAAGTTTAGAATAAAGTTTGAAGGGAGGTAATAAGTTCAGTTAtggatgtgttgaatttgagCTATCTCCAGGACATCCAGTCTACATTGCCAATAAGCACTGGTGTTGCAGGACTGAAGCCCAGGGGAGATATAGGGGCTTTCTCAATGTGGTGTAtattctctctgaagaactttgaaatcagATGTGAGAcaagggagacactggcacaggatcaccCAGTAtaaagatgctgtgctctatgagcaaagctcaaaagaaatgtgaaatgcacaaattcagagacatctccactccaaatgttcatatggactacttgtgcctgacctgtggtagaaccttctgagctTGTGTTGATCTGATCATTCACAGTCAAACACACTGTACTTTTTGATCccaaacatagtgatgtcattttggtccccttcaagaataaaggacaacaaccaaccatatgtatatgcatatacatatacatacacacag
It encodes the following:
- the SLC25A44 gene encoding LOW QUALITY PROTEIN: solute carrier family 25 member 44 (The sequence of the model RefSeq protein was modified relative to this genomic sequence to represent the inferred CDS: substituted 1 base at 1 genomic stop codon): MTASLPAPAAXGAGPIWRKMPLGSAGRELKLGQEQQPRSSGPLSVGTVDRAIRGSEARFSLSSLTPCSCPAQCIIRHSGTMEDKRNIPIIEWEHLDKKKFYVCGLAMTMMIRISVYPFALIRTRLQIQKGKSLYQGTFDAFVKILRTDGVLGLYRGFLVNTLTLVSGQCYVTTYELTRRFVSKYSQSNTVKSLVAGSSASLVAQSITVPIDVVSQHLMMQRKGETMGRFQVCQGTEGRGIVAFGQTKYIIQQILRADGIRGFYRGYVASLLTYIPNSALWWPFYHFYAEQLSYICPKDCPHIVFQAISGPLAAATASVITNPMDIVRARVQVEGKNSIILTFKQLLAEEGPWGFMKGLSARIIAATPSTMFVVIGYESLKKFSLRPELMDSRHW